One stretch of Chitinophaga pendula DNA includes these proteins:
- a CDS encoding SDR family oxidoreductase, protein MQYSFQNKVVVITGGSSGIGKALVAAFLQAGAQVSVCGRKGDSLKVLREEFSSPALYTKVADVSKEADCQAFIEATITQFGKIDILVNNAGISMRALFKDVSVDVLKQLMDINFWGTVYCTKYAFPSILANKGTVVGVSSIAGYRGLPGRTGYSASKFAMQGFLEALRTEHLHTGVNVMWACPGFTASNIRNTALNLHGQAQQETPLDEGKLMSAATVAAAMLKAIYQRKRTLVLTSQGKLTVLLSRLIPGMADKLVFNHFKKEPGSPLS, encoded by the coding sequence ATGCAGTATAGCTTTCAAAATAAAGTGGTGGTGATCACGGGAGGATCGTCGGGAATAGGCAAAGCTTTGGTTGCTGCTTTTCTACAAGCAGGTGCACAGGTATCTGTATGCGGCCGTAAAGGGGACTCATTGAAAGTCCTGCGGGAAGAGTTCTCTTCTCCGGCACTGTATACCAAAGTTGCGGATGTAAGTAAAGAAGCTGATTGCCAGGCATTCATCGAAGCTACAATTACACAGTTCGGGAAGATAGATATACTCGTTAACAACGCAGGTATCTCGATGAGAGCCTTGTTTAAAGACGTATCTGTAGATGTACTGAAGCAGCTTATGGACATCAATTTCTGGGGAACGGTATATTGCACCAAGTATGCGTTCCCGTCTATACTGGCGAACAAAGGTACTGTGGTAGGTGTTTCATCCATAGCGGGTTATCGTGGTTTGCCGGGGCGCACCGGATATTCGGCGTCAAAGTTTGCTATGCAGGGATTCCTGGAGGCATTACGTACAGAACATCTCCATACAGGGGTGAACGTGATGTGGGCATGTCCCGGCTTTACGGCATCGAATATACGGAACACGGCGTTAAATCTGCATGGACAGGCACAGCAGGAAACGCCGCTGGATGAAGGTAAATTAATGAGTGCAGCGACGGTAGCTGCCGCTATGTTAAAGGCGATCTACCAACGAAAACGCACCCTTGTACTTACCTCGCAAGGCAAATTAACCGTATTACTAAGCAGGCTGATACCTGGCATGGCAGATAAACTAGTGTTCAATCACTTTAAGAAAGAACCCGGATCTCCCTTATCCTGA